In Mongoliitalea daihaiensis, one DNA window encodes the following:
- a CDS encoding MutS-related protein gives MIPSFEPSELLSLKKKSQQKIAGLAILRLIFFLLLITTLILAFAEDSFYILAFIAVAFAFVYLIQLFNQEQDLQRLIRALLQMQEEQKLRAARNLQSLDDGEEFLNKDHPFASDLDLFGKHSLFQLLNHTVTKSARTLLAKRLQMLQPDQDSETFQTVIQELSQKLSFLQLFEGLGKAHHQETRDLTALETWLKEQELWKPIYWVPLFLGPLGGTAVLLATLVGWIPAALVGIWIVLGVGMMAISHRYLKHVAEILPTFSQTKMYRLWSQQIQQEHFEDPYLQKLSKDYRDQQHPVSKGLFSLEQLTFLIQNRFNLMYVVLNAFFWLDFILVRRFVTWKHVYAKSLGGLKDNLDHWQVLVSYATFVNEEALTCLPVWKSKKILRAVRITHPLIEPKLAVGNDFFIEESTQTILLTGANMSGKTTFMRTLGINWVLANQGLPVFATSFESYPFQLFTSMRNSDNLGESVSSFYAELARIKKILFESEQGESVFFLMDEILKGTNTTDRIMGSEALIVQLAATAAKGIISTHDIELSSLEHKHAYLKNYSFHSDIQEDTIQFDYTIKSGPCPSFNAQKLMQLMGIKLNLSK, from the coding sequence ATGATTCCATCTTTTGAGCCATCCGAATTACTATCACTCAAGAAAAAAAGTCAGCAAAAAATTGCTGGGTTAGCTATTTTGAGATTGATCTTCTTTTTGTTATTAATAACTACGCTGATTTTAGCATTTGCAGAGGATTCGTTCTATATACTGGCATTTATTGCAGTTGCATTTGCTTTTGTTTATCTCATACAGCTTTTTAATCAAGAGCAAGATTTGCAGCGTCTGATTCGGGCTTTGCTTCAGATGCAAGAAGAGCAAAAACTTAGAGCAGCACGGAATCTTCAAAGCTTAGATGATGGGGAAGAATTTTTGAATAAGGATCATCCGTTTGCCAGTGATCTAGATTTGTTTGGCAAACATTCGCTCTTTCAGCTACTTAACCATACTGTCACAAAAAGTGCTCGAACTTTGTTGGCAAAGCGTCTTCAAATGCTTCAGCCTGACCAAGACTCAGAAACTTTTCAGACAGTTATTCAGGAATTGAGTCAAAAGCTATCCTTTCTCCAATTGTTCGAAGGCTTGGGTAAAGCCCACCATCAAGAAACCCGTGACTTGACGGCATTAGAAACTTGGTTGAAGGAGCAAGAGTTATGGAAACCAATCTATTGGGTCCCCCTTTTTCTCGGACCTTTGGGAGGTACGGCAGTATTGTTGGCCACACTTGTAGGTTGGATTCCCGCTGCTTTGGTGGGTATTTGGATTGTGCTCGGAGTAGGGATGATGGCCATTTCGCATCGGTATTTAAAGCATGTGGCTGAAATTTTACCCACTTTTTCTCAGACCAAGATGTATCGATTATGGTCGCAGCAAATCCAACAAGAGCATTTTGAAGACCCCTATTTGCAAAAACTTTCTAAGGACTACAGGGATCAACAGCATCCGGTATCTAAGGGGCTTTTTTCCTTGGAGCAATTGACCTTCCTTATTCAAAATCGTTTCAACTTGATGTACGTTGTCTTAAATGCTTTTTTTTGGCTTGATTTTATTTTGGTAAGACGATTTGTTACTTGGAAGCATGTGTATGCTAAAAGTTTGGGAGGACTAAAGGATAATTTGGATCATTGGCAAGTATTGGTTTCTTACGCAACATTTGTGAATGAGGAAGCTTTAACCTGTTTGCCCGTTTGGAAATCTAAAAAAATTCTTCGTGCCGTGCGAATAACGCACCCTTTGATAGAGCCTAAGCTGGCTGTGGGGAATGATTTTTTTATAGAAGAGTCTACCCAAACTATTTTGCTTACAGGAGCTAACATGTCAGGAAAAACAACTTTTATGCGGACTTTGGGGATCAACTGGGTACTAGCAAATCAAGGCTTGCCAGTTTTTGCGACAAGTTTCGAATCCTATCCATTCCAATTGTTTACCAGCATGCGCAATTCAGATAATTTGGGAGAAAGTGTGAGTTCATTTTATGCAGAGTTGGCCCGCATCAAAAAAATTCTTTTCGAAAGTGAGCAGGGGGAGTCGGTATTTTTCCTCATGGATGAAATTCTAAAAGGGACCAACACCACCGACCGAATTATGGGTTCAGAGGCCTTGATCGTGCAATTGGCTGCTACTGCTGCCAAAGGTATTATCTCTACTCATGATATAGAATTAAGTTCCTTGGAGCATAAACATGCCTATCTTAAAAATTATAGTTTTCATAGTGACATTCAGGAAGACACGATTCAATTTGATTATACGATCAAATCAGGCCCTTGCCCATCCTTCAATGCACAAAAATTGATGCAGCTGATGGGGATAAAATTGAACTTATCAAAATAG
- a CDS encoding lmo0937 family membrane protein, with the protein MNSLLYLLAVVLIIGWIFGFFVYSLGGLIHVLLVLAVISILFQVIRGRRV; encoded by the coding sequence ATGAACTCTTTATTGTATTTGCTCGCAGTTGTATTAATCATAGGTTGGATCTTTGGTTTTTTTGTTTACAGCCTAGGTGGTCTCATTCACGTATTGTTAGTACTTGCCGTTATATCTATTTTGTTTCAAGTGATACGAGGAAGACGTGTTTGA
- a CDS encoding DUF3127 domain-containing protein — MELTGKIIQIMPLQSGNGKNGVWKKQDYILETNAQYPKKVCLTVWGDNIDSFGLQSGEQVTVSIDVESREYNGKWYTDVKAWKVQKDGAATTSTPASAKSTVPDVTSFSDDSADDVLPF, encoded by the coding sequence ATGGAACTTACTGGAAAAATCATTCAAATAATGCCCCTACAAAGCGGCAATGGCAAAAACGGCGTTTGGAAAAAACAAGATTATATTTTGGAAACGAATGCACAGTATCCTAAAAAAGTTTGCTTAACTGTTTGGGGAGATAATATAGATTCGTTTGGCTTGCAAAGTGGTGAACAGGTAACCGTCTCTATCGATGTGGAAAGTAGAGAGTATAATGGGAAATGGTATACCGACGTAAAAGCTTGGAAGGTCCAAAAAGATGGAGCTGCAACGACATCTACCCCGGCAAGTGCAAAAAGTACTGTTCCTGATGTGACATCCTTTTCGGATGATAGTGCAGATGATGTATTACCTTTCTAA
- a CDS encoding 5-(carboxyamino)imidazole ribonucleotide synthase, with product MNQQNYQQQTLGILGGGQLGRMVIQSAISYNLDVHILDPDANAPCKSICQKFVQGNLKDYDTVYAFGKDCDVITIEIEHVNTEALQQLVAEGKKVYPQPELIRLIQDKRVQKTFYHEHGIPTAAFILTDTKEDVYAQSDFLPAVNKLGKEGYDGKGVQILRTKEDLSKAFEAPSLLEKLIPFEQELAVIVARNERGELVAYPPVECAFHPTANLVEFLFAPASISDVIAEKAKEVAIQVIEALGLIGILAVELFVTKEGEVLVNEIAPRPHNSGHHTIEANYTSQFEQHMRAVMNMPLGNPDLRMPAAMVNLLGEEGHVGDVWVEGLDQAMAEKGVYIHLYGKKVTKPFRKMGHVTILDESVEHLKTRAIAIKELIKIKSTSA from the coding sequence ATGAATCAGCAAAATTATCAGCAGCAGACGCTCGGAATACTTGGGGGAGGCCAATTAGGTCGGATGGTCATTCAATCTGCGATTTCATACAATCTTGATGTGCACATTTTGGATCCAGACGCCAATGCTCCCTGTAAAAGTATTTGTCAGAAATTTGTACAAGGCAATCTGAAAGATTACGATACAGTATATGCTTTTGGTAAGGACTGTGATGTCATTACGATAGAAATCGAGCATGTCAATACGGAAGCCTTGCAGCAGTTGGTGGCTGAGGGTAAAAAGGTTTATCCCCAGCCAGAGCTGATACGTCTGATTCAGGACAAACGCGTACAGAAGACATTTTACCATGAGCATGGGATTCCTACGGCTGCGTTTATTTTGACTGATACCAAGGAGGATGTGTACGCACAATCAGATTTTTTGCCTGCTGTCAATAAATTGGGAAAAGAGGGCTATGATGGTAAGGGTGTACAAATACTCAGAACAAAGGAAGATCTCTCGAAAGCATTCGAGGCGCCTAGTTTACTGGAAAAATTAATTCCTTTTGAGCAAGAGTTAGCCGTTATCGTCGCTAGGAATGAACGCGGAGAGCTAGTTGCATATCCACCTGTGGAATGTGCCTTTCACCCTACTGCCAACTTGGTGGAGTTTTTATTTGCACCTGCTTCTATTTCTGATGTCATAGCTGAAAAAGCGAAAGAAGTGGCTATTCAGGTAATTGAGGCTTTGGGTTTGATTGGTATATTAGCAGTGGAACTTTTTGTCACGAAGGAAGGCGAGGTACTTGTCAACGAAATAGCTCCTCGTCCCCACAACAGCGGTCATCATACCATTGAAGCTAATTATACTTCTCAATTTGAACAACACATGCGAGCGGTGATGAATATGCCCCTAGGTAATCCCGATTTGCGCATGCCTGCTGCCATGGTCAATCTATTGGGAGAAGAGGGTCATGTAGGTGATGTATGGGTGGAAGGCTTGGATCAAGCGATGGCAGAAAAAGGGGTATATATACATTTATATGGAAAAAAGGTTACCAAACCATTCCGGAAAATGGGACATGTGACCATTTTGGACGAGTCCGTAGAACATTTAAAAACCCGTGCAATAGCAATTAAGGAATTGATAAAAATAAAATCAACATCAGCATGA
- the gldB gene encoding gliding motility lipoprotein GldB produces the protein MKDTWIWPLFFFFFLYSCKQEQKPCELDEEILAVRPTLTIERLEDAFFEAADQAEILYLLEAHPLFAEKYLLVNSYASKEELAEELWIIHQDSIMVELYEEVKNEYPNIDSLREELENAFAHISYYFPEFKIPKIYTFVSGFSSDIVVTEDIIVIGLDYYLPPTHRFQPPDLPQYISKRYDRDYIVPNIVTAISSFFNETDLNQNSLLAEMIFYGKAYHFTKSILPCTSDAFIIGYTPEEIAACWANEEFVWAHFVENELFFETNPFEIRKYTGEAPFTDEISPDAPGRIGRWLGWNIVDDYRFNHTLSLRDLMKESDKNKIFRQSGYKPRR, from the coding sequence ATGAAAGATACTTGGATTTGGCCACTGTTTTTTTTCTTCTTTCTTTATTCCTGCAAACAAGAACAGAAACCTTGTGAACTTGATGAGGAAATTTTGGCAGTTAGACCAACCCTTACGATTGAACGATTAGAAGATGCTTTTTTTGAAGCAGCAGATCAGGCAGAGATTTTATATTTGTTGGAGGCGCATCCCTTGTTCGCAGAAAAATACCTCTTGGTCAACAGTTACGCTTCCAAGGAAGAATTGGCAGAAGAATTATGGATAATTCACCAGGATAGCATCATGGTAGAACTGTATGAGGAGGTCAAGAATGAATACCCAAACATCGATAGTCTCAGAGAGGAGTTAGAAAATGCCTTTGCACATATCAGCTATTATTTCCCCGAATTTAAAATTCCAAAAATATACACCTTTGTCAGTGGTTTCAGCTCAGATATCGTGGTTACTGAGGATATCATAGTCATTGGCCTAGATTACTACCTCCCACCTACCCACCGCTTTCAACCACCGGATCTTCCGCAATACATCAGTAAACGCTATGATCGGGACTATATCGTGCCAAATATTGTAACTGCGATCTCCTCTTTTTTTAATGAGACAGATTTGAATCAAAATTCATTATTGGCAGAAATGATATTCTATGGAAAAGCCTATCACTTTACCAAAAGTATCCTACCCTGTACATCTGACGCGTTTATTATTGGCTACACACCTGAGGAAATAGCTGCTTGTTGGGCAAATGAGGAGTTTGTATGGGCACACTTTGTGGAAAATGAGCTTTTCTTTGAAACCAATCCATTTGAGATCAGGAAATACACAGGTGAAGCACCGTTTACGGACGAAATAAGCCCGGATGCCCCCGGTAGAATTGGCCGTTGGTTAGGGTGGAATATTGTCGACGACTACCGTTTTAACCATACGCTCTCCCTACGCGATTTGATGAAGGAATCAGATAAAAATAAAATCTTTAGGCAGTCCGGATATAAACCTCGTCGTTGA
- a CDS encoding RNA polymerase sigma factor, with translation MNKRISPKDSDLISQYRNGSEQAFEQLVDKYKSRVFTTIFLIVKDQAIAEDLLQDVFIKVVQTVLSDGYNEEGKFQPWLMRIAHNLAIDHFRKRKRYPTILMEDGSNVFNTIEFAERTVEDIQIQEDTTQLVRRLIDELPETQKEVLIMRHYMDMSFQEIAEQTGVSINTALGRMRYALMNLRKMMKKLNVAYDKTFYPR, from the coding sequence ATGAATAAGAGGATTAGTCCCAAAGACTCTGATTTGATCAGCCAGTATAGAAACGGTTCTGAACAAGCATTTGAACAATTAGTAGACAAATATAAGTCAAGAGTTTTCACCACCATTTTCCTGATTGTTAAAGATCAGGCAATTGCTGAAGACCTCTTACAGGATGTGTTTATTAAGGTCGTGCAGACCGTCTTATCGGATGGATACAATGAGGAAGGGAAGTTTCAGCCATGGTTAATGCGCATCGCGCATAATCTAGCAATAGATCATTTCCGCAAACGCAAACGTTACCCTACCATCTTGATGGAAGACGGTAGTAATGTGTTTAACACAATTGAATTTGCCGAACGGACAGTGGAGGATATACAGATTCAGGAAGATACCACACAATTAGTGCGTCGCTTAATAGATGAGTTGCCAGAAACACAAAAGGAGGTACTAATCATGAGGCACTACATGGATATGAGTTTTCAGGAGATTGCGGAACAGACAGGCGTAAGCATCAACACGGCATTGGGTAGAATGCGCTATGCCTTAATGAACTTGAGAAAAATGATGAAAAAACTAAACGTTGCCTATGATAAAACCTTTTACCCACGATGA
- the nth gene encoding endonuclease III, producing the protein MLKKERYSAFISYFSENMPVAETELEYENPFQLLVAVVLSAQCTDKRVNIVTRKLFPFFPTPEHLASSNFDELFPYIRSVSYPNNKTKHLLGLGKMLVEEFNSEVPSTVEELIKLPGVGRKTANVITSVVFNQPNMAVDTHVFRVSKRLGLVPQKSKTPLEVEKQLVKFIPKQHIHIAHHWLILQGRYVCLARKPKCEECKITHFCRYYEKNVLPHSVENPEKQG; encoded by the coding sequence ATGTTAAAAAAAGAAAGATACTCCGCCTTTATCTCTTATTTTTCTGAAAATATGCCTGTTGCCGAAACTGAACTGGAGTACGAAAATCCTTTTCAGTTGCTCGTAGCAGTTGTTTTGAGTGCTCAGTGCACGGATAAGCGGGTGAATATCGTCACACGCAAGCTTTTTCCATTTTTTCCTACCCCCGAGCATTTGGCTTCATCCAACTTTGATGAACTTTTCCCCTATATCCGCTCCGTATCTTATCCGAATAATAAGACGAAACATCTGTTAGGTTTGGGAAAAATGCTCGTCGAGGAGTTTAATAGCGAAGTTCCTTCCACTGTGGAGGAGTTAATCAAATTGCCTGGTGTGGGGAGAAAAACAGCCAACGTCATTACTTCGGTGGTTTTTAATCAGCCCAACATGGCAGTAGATACACATGTGTTTCGTGTCTCCAAGCGATTAGGATTGGTGCCCCAAAAATCTAAAACCCCACTTGAGGTTGAAAAACAGTTGGTGAAATTTATCCCCAAACAACACATCCATATAGCACATCATTGGTTGATTTTGCAAGGGCGCTATGTTTGCCTCGCTCGAAAGCCGAAATGTGAGGAATGCAAGATCACGCACTTTTGTAGGTATTACGAGAAAAATGTTTTGCCCCATAGTGTAGAAAACCCAGAAAAGCAGGGTTGA
- the asnB gene encoding asparagine synthase (glutamine-hydrolyzing), producing MCGINLLIRKDDLTSGIQQMMQATAHRGPDHSDFYVHKEHIAFAGNRLKILDMSDASNQPFWSDDRQQVLIWNGALYNYQDLRNHLLDAGFVFKTNSDTEVLLYWLIHKGVDGLQDCRGMFALAFIDFSIERVIILRDFSGEKPLYYWNQGNEWIFSSEQRGILAAMTKKPMIDATQVEAFLTLRHTLPNHGFFDGIAQVLPGCGLVITFEGNIHKWIELPKQSYTEERNQSTFEDLLKDSILHNFHTERAVGMVLSGGIDSSLLYALWYEETMQPMPTFTATFEQRYQRKYRDPVYVEKLQSSYPSLHHPILITLSKVQEAWNDYITQLDMPIGDSASLLTWMIAKEASKDVQVLISGAGADELFGGYTRHAAFIRYLKRPKLYLAMKRFLPVFGNFRLVNKFFTALDPSAVKTFIHMAAVEKPSDNLMKKLISSYPEGPDVYKSALDWDRQVYLVNDILKIHDNACMAHGIEGRAPYLSQELISLSQSMTEQEHLQQVGKVWLKEALNKRGLRVIANRKKLGFGLPLQEWMQNKEFQHWVFSEIRTLGALWEPFFPEQFRRFVVQPEQIPNHQFLTVWNLFTLLSWLHKHA from the coding sequence ATGTGTGGAATTAATCTCTTGATCCGAAAAGACGACTTAACGAGTGGCATACAGCAGATGATGCAGGCAACTGCTCATCGTGGCCCCGATCATTCAGATTTTTATGTTCATAAAGAACACATTGCTTTTGCTGGCAACCGTTTAAAAATTCTCGACATGAGCGATGCCTCCAATCAGCCTTTTTGGTCTGACGATCGACAGCAGGTATTGATTTGGAATGGTGCACTCTATAATTATCAGGATTTAAGAAATCATCTATTGGATGCTGGCTTTGTCTTTAAAACGAACTCTGACACGGAGGTTTTACTTTATTGGTTGATTCACAAAGGTGTAGATGGCCTTCAGGATTGTAGAGGAATGTTTGCCTTAGCATTCATTGATTTTTCTATCGAGAGGGTTATTATTTTAAGAGATTTTTCAGGTGAAAAGCCACTGTATTACTGGAATCAAGGAAATGAGTGGATATTCTCATCCGAGCAGCGAGGGATTTTAGCTGCAATGACGAAGAAACCTATGATTGACGCTACGCAAGTGGAGGCTTTTCTTACTCTGCGGCATACATTACCCAATCATGGTTTTTTTGATGGTATCGCTCAAGTTTTGCCGGGGTGCGGATTGGTAATTACCTTTGAAGGCAATATTCACAAATGGATCGAGCTTCCCAAGCAATCGTATACCGAGGAGCGTAATCAATCTACTTTTGAGGATCTCTTGAAAGATTCCATCTTGCATAATTTTCACACAGAGCGGGCCGTTGGAATGGTCCTCAGCGGGGGTATAGACTCTTCCCTTTTGTATGCACTTTGGTATGAGGAAACCATGCAACCCATGCCAACTTTTACTGCGACATTTGAACAACGCTATCAGCGAAAGTACAGGGATCCAGTGTATGTGGAAAAGTTGCAAAGTAGCTACCCAAGTTTACATCATCCCATCCTCATTACCCTTTCCAAGGTACAGGAAGCTTGGAATGATTACATTACACAATTGGATATGCCGATAGGCGACAGCGCAAGTCTGCTGACTTGGATGATTGCAAAAGAGGCTAGCAAAGATGTTCAGGTATTGATTTCAGGTGCTGGAGCGGACGAATTATTTGGGGGATATACCAGACATGCCGCATTTATCCGTTACCTCAAACGCCCCAAGCTCTATCTTGCGATGAAACGCTTTCTACCTGTTTTCGGAAATTTTAGACTGGTGAATAAGTTCTTCACAGCTTTGGATCCGAGTGCTGTTAAAACATTTATCCATATGGCTGCGGTAGAAAAACCATCGGATAATTTAATGAAAAAACTGATTTCAAGCTACCCAGAAGGTCCCGATGTGTATAAGTCTGCCTTGGACTGGGACCGTCAAGTGTATTTAGTAAACGATATATTGAAAATTCATGACAATGCCTGCATGGCTCATGGGATTGAGGGAAGGGCTCCTTACCTCTCTCAAGAATTAATCAGTTTAAGCCAATCCATGACTGAGCAGGAGCATCTTCAGCAAGTAGGAAAAGTTTGGCTCAAAGAAGCCTTGAATAAACGAGGTTTGCGGGTAATTGCTAACCGAAAAAAGCTGGGGTTTGGTCTACCTTTGCAAGAATGGATGCAGAATAAAGAGTTTCAACATTGGGTTTTTTCCGAAATCCGAACTTTGGGAGCATTGTGGGAACCCTTTTTTCCCGAACAATTTCGTAGGTTTGTTGTACAACCGGAACAAATTCCAAATCACCAATTTCTGACAGTTTGGAATCTATTTACCCTGCTTTCTTGGCTCCATAAACATGCCTGA
- a CDS encoding alpha/beta hydrolase produces the protein MKNLRSRFSFAILILVFLFSSCQEDAEVPLDPSVALELTDLSYGMSDRKRMDVFLPANRSSERTKVLIWIHGGAWIDGDKSEFRDFKPLFESVQEDYAYISINYRLFNLVGNLNKFPSQEDDVKAAIKFIRSKLSEWNVSDKVVLAGASAGGHLALLHSYKNDDNFVDVCVALFPPTDLIMLAQTNAFAGILLNSMIGDINSQQQLYIDSSPLNFITNNSVPTAFFHGTIDTVVPVSQSQELERVLGENNVSKLVQYFPGKGHGFSDQTYLALLRDTETFIRQHLP, from the coding sequence ATGAAAAACTTACGCTCACGATTCAGTTTTGCTATCTTAATTCTTGTATTTCTTTTCAGTAGCTGCCAAGAGGATGCAGAAGTTCCTTTAGACCCATCTGTAGCATTAGAACTTACAGATCTTTCCTACGGGATGAGTGATCGAAAGCGGATGGATGTGTTCTTACCGGCCAACCGAAGTTCTGAACGGACTAAAGTATTGATCTGGATTCATGGAGGGGCGTGGATTGATGGGGATAAATCTGAATTTAGGGATTTCAAGCCACTATTCGAATCCGTACAGGAGGATTATGCTTACATATCGATTAATTATAGGTTGTTTAATCTCGTTGGCAATCTCAATAAATTTCCGTCCCAAGAAGATGATGTAAAAGCAGCTATTAAATTTATCCGATCCAAACTGAGTGAATGGAATGTATCGGATAAAGTAGTATTGGCAGGTGCCAGCGCAGGTGGTCACTTGGCTTTGCTTCACAGTTATAAAAACGATGACAATTTTGTGGACGTTTGTGTAGCACTCTTTCCCCCAACCGATTTGATCATGTTAGCTCAGACCAATGCATTTGCAGGGATATTGCTAAATAGCATGATCGGAGACATAAATTCTCAACAACAATTATATATTGATAGCTCCCCGCTTAATTTTATTACAAACAATTCAGTACCCACTGCTTTTTTCCATGGAACAATTGATACGGTTGTCCCAGTGTCCCAAAGTCAGGAATTGGAGCGGGTGTTAGGTGAAAACAATGTATCCAAACTCGTACAATATTTCCCCGGGAAGGGTCATGGATTCAGTGATCAAACCTATCTTGCACTCTTAAGAGATACTGAAACATTTATCAGACAGCATTTACCATGA
- a CDS encoding glycosyltransferase family 4 protein: protein MHIFYIHQYFVTPSQGGATRSYHLAKGMVAKGLMVDMITAHQESFYDFKIIDGIRVHYLPVNYSQTMGFLRRIWAFLRFVVMAKRLIRKLPRPDYLYVTSTPLTTGLIALWAKKKFAIPYIFEVRDLWPDAPIEIGVIQNPLLQNYLWALEKKIYRQALKTVALSPGIANAIRQKVPSAEVHVVPNFADLNIFHPQPKCPKLLQKFGLKDTFTIIYAGAIGKVNALHELLDLAEATPYQFLIMGEGSELPTLQNEARQRRLSNLRFIPFGPKTTVNKVMSCADMACILFERSPIFKTNSPNKFFDALAMGKAILTNQKGWIGELVHNQELGIYHDCTKLERTLQQLEEIAQEPKALKKMQYNSRQLAERYFNAENAVSKILHVIDPDRFTASFNDEVYIRTA, encoded by the coding sequence ATGCATATCTTTTACATTCATCAATATTTTGTCACCCCCAGTCAAGGGGGAGCTACCCGATCATACCATTTGGCTAAGGGAATGGTTGCGAAGGGCCTGATGGTAGATATGATTACTGCTCATCAAGAAAGTTTTTATGACTTTAAAATTATCGATGGCATAAGGGTTCATTATTTACCTGTCAATTATTCTCAGACAATGGGTTTTTTAAGGAGGATTTGGGCTTTTTTACGCTTTGTGGTGATGGCCAAGCGGTTGATCCGCAAACTTCCAAGACCTGACTATCTCTATGTGACATCTACCCCACTTACCACGGGATTGATTGCACTATGGGCAAAGAAAAAGTTTGCCATTCCATATATTTTTGAAGTACGTGATCTTTGGCCTGATGCCCCTATTGAGATTGGTGTCATTCAAAATCCCTTGTTGCAGAACTACCTGTGGGCTCTGGAAAAAAAAATCTATAGACAGGCCTTAAAAACAGTAGCACTTTCCCCTGGAATAGCCAATGCCATCCGACAAAAGGTACCTTCGGCCGAAGTCCATGTTGTTCCCAATTTTGCTGATTTAAACATTTTTCATCCGCAGCCAAAATGTCCTAAGCTCCTACAAAAATTTGGACTGAAAGACACATTTACCATAATTTATGCAGGTGCTATAGGTAAAGTCAATGCTTTACATGAGTTATTGGATTTGGCAGAAGCCACCCCTTATCAATTTTTAATTATGGGAGAAGGCTCGGAGCTACCAACTCTTCAAAACGAAGCAAGGCAGCGAAGGCTTTCTAACCTTCGGTTTATTCCTTTTGGCCCAAAGACTACTGTGAATAAAGTCATGTCTTGTGCAGATATGGCTTGTATTTTATTTGAGCGCTCGCCCATTTTCAAAACAAACAGTCCCAATAAATTTTTTGATGCATTGGCTATGGGAAAAGCTATTTTGACCAACCAAAAAGGCTGGATTGGGGAGCTGGTCCATAATCAAGAGCTGGGTATTTACCATGATTGCACTAAACTTGAAAGAACGCTACAACAGCTTGAAGAAATAGCTCAGGAACCGAAAGCCTTAAAAAAAATGCAATATAATTCTAGGCAATTGGCAGAACGCTATTTTAACGCTGAAAATGCGGTATCTAAAATCCTACACGTGATCGATCCTGACCGATTTACTGCTTCTTTCAACGACGAGGTTTATATCCGGACTGCCTAA
- the purE gene encoding 5-(carboxyamino)imidazole ribonucleotide mutase produces MKPQVGIIMGSQSDLPVMAEAAAFLEEIGVAFELSVVSAHRTPERMVDYATTARSRGLKVIIAGAGGAAHLPGMVASMTSLPVIGVPVKSSNSIDGWDSILSILQMPAGIPVATVALNGAKNAGILAASIVGAFDQEVGTKMDAFKQGLKKKVEDSAVEIETKGWKASLSS; encoded by the coding sequence ATGAAACCTCAGGTTGGAATAATTATGGGAAGTCAATCAGATTTACCTGTTATGGCCGAAGCGGCTGCTTTTTTGGAAGAAATTGGCGTAGCATTTGAGTTGAGCGTGGTCTCTGCTCACCGTACTCCAGAGCGGATGGTAGATTATGCCACTACTGCTAGATCAAGAGGCTTGAAGGTAATTATCGCGGGAGCGGGGGGAGCAGCTCATTTGCCGGGGATGGTGGCATCCATGACTTCATTGCCTGTAATTGGTGTACCAGTTAAATCCTCCAACTCTATTGACGGGTGGGATAGTATTTTATCTATCTTACAAATGCCAGCAGGAATACCGGTTGCTACAGTAGCATTGAATGGAGCAAAAAATGCAGGAATCTTAGCAGCTTCCATTGTAGGTGCTTTTGATCAGGAAGTAGGTACAAAAATGGATGCATTTAAGCAGGGTCTCAAGAAAAAAGTCGAAGATTCTGCCGTAGAAATTGAAACCAAAGGCTGGAAGGCTTCGTTAAGCTCATAA